From a region of the Lactuca sativa cultivar Salinas chromosome 4, Lsat_Salinas_v11, whole genome shotgun sequence genome:
- the LOC111877153 gene encoding LOW QUALITY PROTEIN: importin subunit alpha-1a (The sequence of the model RefSeq protein was modified relative to this genomic sequence to represent the inferred CDS: substituted 1 base at 1 genomic stop codon), with protein MGEREIEIEKSTYTVNGEESMMHATCLIKCLIRHEDRYDLGFSLASETPHMISATVKERSPPIEEVIQSGVVPRFVEFLVREDFPQLXFEAAWALTNIASGTSEHTKVVIDHGAVPIFVKLLASPSDDVREQAVWALGNVAGDSPKCRDLVLAQGALIPLLSQLNEHAKLSMLRNATWTLSNFCRGKPQPDFSQTKPALPALQQLIYSNDEEVLTDACWALSYLSDGTNDKIQAVIEANVCPRLVELLNHPSPSVLIPALRTVGNIVTGDDMQTQYIINHQALPCLLNLLTNNHKKSIKKEACWTISNITAGNKEQIQTVIEANIIGPLIHLLQNAEFDIKKDAAWAISNATSGGSHDQIKYLVSEGCIKPLCDLLICPDPQVFAYAVNPQVLFASIVNVKKRIKVIHHTTNGSGMNYKIKDLRL; from the exons ATGGGAGAAAGAGAAATAGAAATCGAGAAATCGACTTATACAGTAAATGGGGAAGAATCGATGATGCACGCaacatgtttgataaaatgcctcaTCCGCCATG AGGATCGTTATGATTTAGGTTTCAGTTTAGCTTCCGAGACACCTCACATGATAAGTGCAACTGTTAAAG AACGCAGCCCTCCCATTGAAGAAGTTATTCAATCCGGTGTTGTTCCTCGCTTTGTTGAGTTTCTTGTAAGGGAGGATTTCCCACAACTTTAG TTTGAGGCTGCTTGGGCTTTGACTAATATTGCTTCGGGGACATCTGAACACACAAAAGTGGTGATTGATCATGGTGCTGTTCCAATATTTGTGAAGCTTCTTGCATCTCCAAGTGATGATGTTAGAGAACAG GCTGTATGGGCTTTAGGAAATGTTGCTGGTGATTCCCCTAAATGTCGTGACCTTGTACTTGCACAAGGTGCTTTGATTCCTCTACTATCACAATTAAATGAGCATGCTAAGTTATCCATGTTGCGAAATGCCACATGGACACTTTCAAATTTTTGCAGAGGCAAACCACAACC TGACTTTTCACAGACAAAACCTGCACTTCCAGCTTTACAACAACTTATTTATTCAAACGATGAAGAAGTTTTGACAGATGCTTGTTGGGCTCTTTCATATCTTTCAGATGGCACAAATGATAAAATCCAAGCTGTTATTGAAGCAAATGTATGTCCAAGATTGGTTGAGCTATTGAA tcACCCTTCTCCATCTGTCCTTATCCCTGCTCTTCGTACTGTTGGTAACATTGTTACAGGAGATGATATGCAAACTCAG TATATAATCAATCATCAAGCTTTGCCTTGTCTTCTCAACTTGTTGACCAATAACCACAAAAAAAGTATCAAGAAAGAAGCTTGTTGGACTATATCAAACATAACCGCTGGCAACAAGGAGCAGATTCAG ACAGTGATTGAAGCAAATATCATTGGCCCTCTTATTCATCTGCTTCAAAATGCAGAATTTGACATCAAGAAGGACGCTGCATGGGCTATTTCTAATGCTACTTCAGGTGGAAGCCATGACCAAATCAA GTATTTGGTAAGTGAGGGATGTATTAAACCTTTGTGTGATTTACTGATATGCCCTGATCCGCAAGTGTTTGCATATGCAGTAAATCCGCAAGTGCTTTTTGCCTCGATTGTTAATGTGAAAAAAAGAATCAAAGTA ATTCATCATACTACAAATGGAAGTGGAATGAATTACAAGATTAAAGATTTGAGACTTTAA
- the LOC111894971 gene encoding umecyanin — translation MANLKPSLFLIIAMVVASMEFNHSVATEHVVGDSFGWAVPQDAGFYAMWSLNDTFIIDDTLIFNFVDGFHNVAEVTKEAYDNCDTQNLISIQSTSPARFTINNVDNHYYICTVGLHCKSFLKLAIRVSVPNNSSAMLSH, via the coding sequence atggCAAACCTAAAGCCAAGTTTGTTTCTGATTATAGCCATGGTAGTTGCATCTATGGAGTTCAATCACTCGGTGGCAACTGAGCATGTCGTCGGCGATTCCTTCGGCTGGGCAGTGCCACAAGATGCTGGTTTCTACGCTATGTGGTCTCTAAACGATACCTTCATAATTGATGATACTCTCATCTTTAATTTTGTCGATGGATTTCATAATGTTGCAGAAGTAACGAAGGAGGCATACGACAACTGTGACACCCAAAATCTAATCTCAATCCAAAGCACCAGCCCCGCTAGATTTACTATAAACAATGTCGACAACCACTACTACATCTGTACCGTAGGCTTGCACTGCAAGTCCTTTTTGAAATTAGCGATTAGGGTTTCCGTTCCTAACAATTCGTCTGCAATGTTATCTCACTGa
- the LOC111894989 gene encoding uncharacterized protein LOC111894989 codes for MGRGKFKGKPTGRRQFSTPEEMLAGTSSRPRTFKKEEAEVEEERSDEESEESSEEESEKKKGTQGVIDIENPNMARPKTLKARDADLDKTSELSRREREEIEKQRAHERYMKLQEQGKTDQAKKDLERLALIRQQRAEAAKKREEEKAAKDQKKAEARK; via the exons ATGGGGAGAGGGAAGTTTAAGGGCAAGCCTACTGGACGTCGCCAGTTCTCTACTCCTGAAGAGATGC TTGCTGGCACTTCATCTCGACCTCGTACATTTAAAAAG GAAGAAGCTGAAGTTGAAGAGGAAAGATCTGATGAAGAATCTGAAGAGTCATCTGAGGAAGAATCTGAA AAGAAGAAAGGGACCCAAGGTGTTATTGACATTGAGAACCCTAATATGGCTAGGCCCAAGACCTTGAAAGCAAGAGATGCTGAT CTGGATAAAACTAGTGAACTTTCAAGACGTGAAAG AGAAGAAATTGAGAAACAGAGGGCTCATGAAAGGTATATGAAGCTGCAAGAACAAGGGAAAACAGATCAAGCAAAGAAGGATCTAG AGCGGTTGGCTCTAATCAGACAACAGAGGGCAGAAGCTGCTAAGAAACGAGAAGAAGAGAAAGCAG CCAAAGACCAAAAGAAGGCGGAGGCAAGAAAATAA
- the LOC111894984 gene encoding uncharacterized protein LOC111894984 → MASFIHPLPVRLQVFPSKFTTLTAKSFVFRPIIRLKPSRISLTVRARSVPTPSRPPLPETQQYILDILEGEDVKSIPCVRTYENDLGRLTVVGDVNLEQALTAAAADGGEAADEHIDHGLDVMVAETVFPGQSDEHSTISTRLFLPSRKVKERAKSLRDYLTEDMLSSTTSTNILAMTFRQVTLRQLWSFELVLFTPGTTRNMKDLANPREVPASFTFGSSDVQAISKLAEVISVSALENTKRDFLDNSLGKSSFNIFHLFHKHEQIVSQDSSVILYKVHEDEVVESAKTLLEKFNSMKESYKPKETALKYNWWPWSVFSKLEKIGGHEFSSWVSEYIPAYRLQIKSDKLQNLKFEGWKESAKNRWEVLLTHSQMVCLANILDMYYEDLFTLPDKKLPYNAASMTTNMHMKKKGNSFVKMVSTFIISGCLIVAITVMGRIFLPRFQNGQNRFRGNQQPQSSHTDSIRLWSMDPTMLEEVCISILKKVEAVYGWSGEIRKESGGGVSTGQLPDYLTRLIQVDDNNNATSASSTLTPTDKTDHDLLLASGHKVASYQIVISSEGKIVGFQPTSLLAVNNWASNPLTQELYGRKKLSPGFFEPSLKIKQPKEVVLLELVMSEISGSHFVLVRPVNVEI, encoded by the exons ATGGCTTCCTTTATTCATCCGCTTCCTGTCCGACTTCAGGTTTTCCCTTCAAAGTTCACTACTCTTACAGCCAAAAGCTTCGTCTTTCGACCCATAATTCGCCTAAAACCTTCTCGAATTTCCCTCACGGTACGAGCTCGCTCTGTCCCCACACCGTCGCGGCCTCCGCTGCCGGAAACCCAGCAATACATTCTTGATATTCTGGAAGGAGAAGATGTGAAGTCTATACCATGTGTGAGAACCTACGAGAATGACTTGGGTCGGCTGACTGTTGTTGGAGATGTTAACTTGGAACAGGCCCTAACAGCAGCGGCCGCTGACGGTGGTGAGGCTGCAGACGAACACATTGATCATGGTTTGGATGTCATGGTGGCGGAGACGGTGTTCCCAGGCCAATCCGATGAACACAGCACCATCTCCACCAGACTG TTTTTGCCATCTAGAAAAGTGAAAGAGAGAGCTAAAAGTCTCAGAGATTATCTAACTGAAGACATGCTTTCAAGCACTACATCTACAAATATACTAGCAATGACATTCAGACAAGTGACTTTGAGACAACTTTGGAGTTTTGAACTTGTCTTGTTTACACCAGGAACAACAAGAAATATGAAAGATCTTGCAAACCCAAGAGAG GTCCCTGCTTCCTTCACCTTCGGTTCCTCAGATGTACAAGCCATATCCAAGCTTGCAGAAGTGATTTCCGTTTCTGcccttgaaaacaccaaaagggATTTTCTTGATAACTCATTAGGCAAATCATCATTTAACATATTCCATCTATTTCATAAACACGAACAAATCGTATCACAAGATTCTTCTGTCATCTTATACAAAGTACACGAGGATGAAGTGGTTGAAAGTGCTAAAACTTTGCTTGAAAAGTTTAATTCAATGAAGGAAAGTTATAAACCTAAAGAAACAGCATTGAAGTATAATTGGTGGCCATGGTCTGTGTTTTCTAAATTAGAAAAAATTGGTGGACATGAATTTAGTTCATGGGTAAGTGAATATATTCCTGCTTACAGATTGCAAATCAAAAGTGACAAATTACAAAATTTGAAGTTTGAAGGATGGAAAGAATCTGCTAAAAATAGGTGGGAAGTCCTTCTTACCCACTCCCAAATG GTATGTTTGGCTAACATCTTGGATATGTATTATGAGGATTTATTCACACTCCCTGATAAAAAATTGCCATACAATGCAGCTTCCATGACTACTAACATGCACATGAAGAAG AAAGGTAACTCTTTTGTGAAAATGGTATCTACTTTCATCATAAGTGGATGCTTAATTGTTGCAATTACTGTAATGGGTCGGATCTTTTTGCCCCGTTTTCAAAATGGGCAAAACCGTTTCAGAGGAAATCAACAGCCCCAATCATCACATACTGATTCAATCCGTCTTTGGTCCATGGATCCTACTATG TTGGAAGAGGTTTGTATTTCAATTTTGAAGAAAGTTGAAGCGGTTTATGGGTGGAGTGGAGAGATAAGAAAAGAAAGTGGTGGTGGTGTATCAACAGGTCAACTCCCTGATTACCTAACAAGATTGATTCAAGTTGATGACAACAATAATGCCACGTCAGCATCATCCACTCTCACTCCAACTGATAAAACTGACCATGATTTGTTATTAGCATCTGGACATAAAGTCGCAAGTTATCAG ATTGTGATATCATCAGAAGGGAAAATAGTAGGATTCCAACCCACGAGCCTTCTTGCTGTTAATAATTGGGCATCAAATCCTTTGACCCAAGAGTTATATGGAAGGAAAAAACTCTCACCAG GATTCTTTGAGCCTTCATTGAAAATCAAACAGCCGAAGGAGGTGGTTTTGTTAGAGTTGGTGATGTCAGAAATTAGTGGGTCACATTTTGTATTGGTTAGACCTGTTAATGTGGagatttaa